The sequence GTTATTTAAGAAATATTATCACTGTTTTTACCAGGCCTTTATTTAAAATATTCTATTTACTGATTTTAATGGATTTTTGGGTTAAATCTGTTGTAAAATGGAAATATATATATTAATGATTTTATTAAAATAAGCAAAAGCAATGAGAGGAAATAGTAGCAAATCCCTTATTCTATAGAGAACCAGTGGTTGGTGGAAACTGGTGAATAACATTTGTGAATCCGTCCTTGAGTAAAGTATGGAAAGCCTTGGGTGAGTAAATACTTTCGGTTTAAACCGTTAACGTATGAAGGTGGAGGACAAACTATGTCTTCAACTAGGGTGGCAACGCGGGTAGCTCTCGTCCCTTTTTTAGGGACGGGAGTTTTTTATTTGTCTAAATTTATAACTAATTCGAGGAGGTATTTTCAATGCTTGATATTAAATTTCTACGCGCCAATTTAGCAGAAGTAAAGGCAAAGTTACAACACAGAGGGGAAGATTTATCTGAGCTTGATCATTTTGAAGAATTGGATGTTACGAGACGTGAACTGATTGTTGAATCTGAAAAGTTGAAAAGCAGAAAAAATGAAGTGTCTGAACAAGTTTCACAGTTAAAACGAGATAAGAAGGATGCAGATCACCTCATCCAAGAAATGCGTAAGGTTGGCGATGATATAAAAGTACTGGATGATAAGTTAAGAACAGTAGAAGAAGAGCTGGAGAAAATCCTATTAGGAATTCCGAATATACCTCATGAAAGTGTTCCCATCGGTGAAACTGAAGACGATAATGTACAAGTTCGTACATGGGGGGAAAAACCACAATTTGGCTTTGAGGCGAAACCACACTGGGATATTGCGGATGAATTAGATATTCTTGACTTTGAACGTGCGGGTAAAGTAACAGGCAGCCGCTTTGTTTTTTACAAAGATTTGGGAGCAAAACTAGAAAGAGCATTAATTAACTTCATGCTTGATCTTCATACAGAGGACCACGGCTACTTAGAGATGTTACCTCCATATTTGGTCAACCGTGCAAGTTTAACCGGAACTGGACAACTGCCAAAGTTTGAAGAGGATGCATTTTTAGTTGAACAGGAGGACTACTTTTTGATCCCAACAGCAGAAGTACCTGTTACGAACTACCATCGTGATGAAATTCTAAATGGGGAAAATTTACCGCTTAGTTATGCAGCATTTAGCGCTTGTTTCCGTTCAGAAGCGGGATCTGCTGGAAGAGATACAAGAGGATTAATCCGCCAACATCAATTCAACAAAGTGGAACTAGTAAAGTTTGTTAAGCCTGAAGAGTCTTATGAACAACTAGAAATTCTTACAGGTCATGCCGAGAAAGTTCTGCAATTATTAAAGCTGCCATATCGCGTTATGAGCATGTGTACAGGGGATCTTGGTTTTACAGCAGCGAAAAAGTACGATATTGAAGTTTGGATGCCAAGTTATGACACGTATCGTGAGATTTCTTCTTGCAGTAATTTTGAGTCTTTCCAAGCCCGCCGTGCAAATATCCGTTTCCGACGTGAACCAAAAGCAAAGCCAGAACATGTTCATACACTAAATGGTTCTGGATTAGCTCTAGGAAGAACTGTTGCTGCTATCTTAGAGAATTACCAGCAAGAAGATGGATCAGTTATCATACCAGAGGTTTTACGTCCGTACATGAGAAATCGTGAAGTAATTAATAAGGGATAAAAGGGTTGCTATGATCTGATAAACAAATTCTGGACGAAACTTTTTTCGTCCAGAATTCTATTTGACAGGTGGAATTGTAAATGTTATATTAATTTTTGTCTAATACGGAGGAATACCCAAGTCCGGCTGAAGGGATCGGTCTTGAAAACCGACAGGCGGGTTAAACCGCGCGGGGGTTCGAATCCCTCTTCCTCCGCCATTAAACATTAAAAATCAACGCGCATAAATTGGAGAATCGTTGTCTGAGACAGCGATTTTCTTTTTTTGTAGAAAATATAACAGGTCTATCTCTTCACAACATTGAAGTTCTCCGTAATCAGCAGCCAGTTTTGCGGGAAGGAGAGCCCGAGTTTCCAATAACTCATTCCTCGTATGCCAAGCTCTTTCATCAAATCAAACTTTGCTTGAATGGAACGGGCATCTTCAAACCATACTTCATGTTCTTTTCCTTCATTATCTCTATACCGATAAAAAGGAGCCTGTGCTCTCACATCATATTGAATGGCCACATTATTTTCCGCCGCTAAGGCAATGGCTTGTTGAGGGCTAACGGCTCGGGCAATCGTTCCTTGGACAAAAGGGAGGGTCCAATCATATCCATATAAATTTTGACCCATCATAACTTTTGATGCTGGCATCTCTGTAAGGGCATACTCTAACACATCGCGAACAGGTCCTATTGGAGATACTGCCTGAGCCGGTCCACCACTGTAACCCCACTCATAAGTCATGATCACAACAAAGTCAACAATTTCCCCGTGTGCCCGGTAATCGTGGGCTTCATACCAACGTCCGGGCTGATCGGCTCTTGTTTTCGGAGCAAGGGCAGTTGAAAGTAACCATCCAAATTGATTGAAGCGTGCTTTTGCTTTTCTTAAAAATTGGTTATATGCTTCACGATCCGCCGGGCGTAAATATTCAAAATCAAAATGGATATCCCGGAAGCCGTATCGTTGTGCAGTAGTGACAATGTTGTTAAGAAAGCGGTCTTGAATTGACATATCATTTAACAAGATTCTCCCCAATTCATCACTAAATGCATCATTTTCTTGATTGGTTATGACCATCATTAATACATTATTATTGGCTTCAGCAATCGCTGGAAAGTTATTTAGTAATGGTTCTTTTAAAGACCCATCTCTTAAGGCTTGAAAGCTGAAAGGAGCTAAATAAGTTAAATATGGAGCGGCATCCCTTGCGCTTTCCTCCAATACGGGTGATACAGTCGTACCCCGAGGTTCTACATAAGCATTAAATTCCCGATTAGTTTTTGGCTGGGGCGGGATATATAAACGAGTACCAATCGTAAGCGGTTGTGTAACAGGAATTTGATTGATCGCAGCTAACTCTTGAAAGGTTGTTTGAAATCGATTGGCAATCCCCCAGAGACTGTCACCAGGTTGTACCCAGTAAAAACGGCCGACAATTGGTATAACTAAAGCTTGCCCGATGACAATTTGATTAGGGTTTTCTATTTCATTCGCCTCAATTAAATCAGCGGCTGTCGTCCCATAAGCCTGTGCAATGGTTGCTAATGTTTGATTCTGACTAACGATATGGATCTGCATACTTTTCCCTCCAGTAAGATGGACTGGTCAGTAAATAAAATAAGTCATAACGATTCGTACATCATTACTAAATTTATGATTAATATAGGAAATCATGATATAATTTTCCCAATAAATTTGTTGGGGTAAAGGAAGGATTCCAATTCCAATGGTTAATAAAAATCTTGATGAGTACTTTATGTTAGAAGCAATAGAAGAAGCTAAAAAGGCAGGAGAGCAAATGGAGGTTCCCATTGGAGCAGTCATTGTCTCAAACGGTGAGATTATTGCTAGAGCACATAATTTGCGTGAAACGACACAAAACGCTGTATCCCATGCTGAATTACTGGCCATTCAGCAAGCATGTCAAGAGGAGGGATCTTGGCGGTTAGAGGGTACTACTCTTTATGTGACGTTAGAGCCTTGTGCCATGTGTTCGGGGGCAATCTTATTATCCCGTATTGATCGAGTCGTGTATGGTGCACATGATCCTAAAGGTGGTTGTGCAGGGACCTTTATGAATTTGCTTGAAGATGAGCGGTTTAATCATCAAAGTGAAGTAGTATCAGGGATTCTAGCGGAGGAGTGTGGCCGTTTGTTAACCGAATTTTTCCGTAATGTACGTGAACGAAAGAAGGAAGAGAAACGGTTAAAACGGGAGTCCCTACTAAACAACACAGAAATTAACAAAGGATAAGCATTGCTTTTTACAGAGAAAATTAGTATACTAAATCATGCGTCAGATAAGACGCCTTAATATTGGTATCAATTTTGCCGTGCTAGGCGGGGAGGTAGCGGTGCCCTGTACTCGCAATCCGCTCTAGCGAGGCTGAATCCCTTCCCGAGGGTGGTATCCTGTAGGGTCTGCCTTAAGTAAGTGGTGTTGACGCCTGGGTCCTGCGCAATGGGAACTCACGAACCATGTCAGGTCCGGAAGGAAGCAGCATTAAGTGGTGTTTCTCATGTGCCGTAGGGTAGCCTGGGCCGAGCTAACTGCTTAAGTAACGCTTATGGGAGCCATTCAACGGAAGGTGCACGGCAGTTAAATTTAACCATAACAAAACCCATCGTCTTCGGTGGGTTTTTTTATTTTGCTTGAATGATCGACAAGGCTATATTTCAGTAGAAAAACTCTAGTAATAAGGGAGATCCATAGTATACTTATGTAGGATGATATTCTATCTACCTTTTTGGAAAATAGAAAATAGATCGGTTATAATAAAGGAAAAGTTGCTAGTTGGTTAGCCGAAAGTCGGTTAGAAAAAAACAAAAAAACTAACCAACTAACCACTGGCCAACTAATTTGTAGGAGGGGGCGTTCAATTGAGTTATCAAGCATTATATCGGGTATGGCGTCCACAAAATTTTATTGATGTTGTAGGACAAGAGCACGTTACTCAAACCTTGCAAAACGCCCTACTTCATGACAAAATCTCGCATGCCTATTTGTTCTCTGGTCCACGAGGTACAGGGAAAACGAGTGCAGCAAAGATATTAGCAAAGGCCGTTAACTGTGAAAGGGCTCCGATTGAAGAACCTTGCAATGAATGTGATGCATGCAGAGGGATAACAGACGGGTCGATTCCTGATGTCATTGAAATTGACGCAGCTTCTAATAATGGCGTTGAGGAAATTCGTGATATTCGTGATAAGGTAAAATATGCTCCTACATCTGTTAAATATAAGGTTTATATTATTGACGAAGTACATATGTTGTCCATTGGTGCTTTTAATGCTCTTTTAAAAACATTAGAAGAGCCACCTAGACATGTTATTTTTATATTGGCTACGACTGAGCCTCATAAAATCCCCCTTACGATCTTATCACGTTGTCAACGTTTTGATTTTAAGCGAATCACCGCAATGTCCATTGTAAAAAGGATGGAGCTTATCGCAAAGGAAACAGGGGTTGCTTATGAAGAAAATGCTCTTAAGGTCATAGCTAGAGCAGCTGATGGCGGAATGCGTGACGCTTTAAGTCTTCTTGACCAAGCGATTTCATTTGGTAGGGATCAAGTATCTGTTGACGATGCGTTAACTGTAACAGGCGCTGTTTCACAGATATTTTTACTTAATCTTGCAGAGGCAATTAAGAATCAGGACGTTGTAAGTGGCCTTGATGCATTAGAAGAGCTTCTTTTTCAAGGAAAAGATCCATCAAGATTTATAGAAGACTTTATTTTGTTTTTCCGTGATATGTTATTATATAAGTCCGCACCAAACTTAGAAGAGTCTCTAGAGCGAGTTATGCTTGACGATGAATTTAAGTCTCTAGCCTCTGATATGAGTCATGAAGAGATTTATCAACTTATTGCTGAATTAAATAAGACACAGCAAGAAATGCGATGGACAAACCATCCTAGAGTGTTGTTAGAGGTCGCAATAGTGAAGTTATGTCACTTAGAGTCAACCTCTCGATCAAACACTCAACACGGGGACATCGACGGGTTAGTTCAGAAAATCAATCAATTGGAACAAGAACTTCATGAATTAAAAAAACATGGTGTTGCCGTTAGGACGGAAGAACAAGCTGCTCCTGTTCAAAAAAGGGTGCATCGTCCGTCAAAAAATGGATTTCAGGCTCCAGTTGGAAAGATCAATGAAATTCTTAAGCATGCAACTAAACAAGATTTAATGGACATAAAAAGACATTGGGCGGAAATGATCGAGCAACTTAATGTTCAACAGATGAAGTCACAGGCAGCTTTATTAAAAGAGGCGGAACCAGCAGCGGCTTCAAATCAGGCGCTAATAGTTAAATTTAAATACGAAATTCACTGTCAAATGGCAATGGAGAATATAACCTTCACAAATACCATCTCTTCGATTCTTTCGGGCTTTATTGGACATCCACTTAACGTGATCGGTGTACCCGAAGAACAATGGCTTAACATACGGGAGGAATTTCTCAAAAGCCAACGGAACCATCATGAAGGTAGTGAAATAGGAGATACTGAAGAGGACCCCATCATTTCCGAGGCAAGAAAGTTGTTTGGAGATGATTTAATCGAAGTTAACGAATAACGATTCTC is a genomic window of Niallia sp. XMNu-256 containing:
- the serS gene encoding serine--tRNA ligase, which produces MLDIKFLRANLAEVKAKLQHRGEDLSELDHFEELDVTRRELIVESEKLKSRKNEVSEQVSQLKRDKKDADHLIQEMRKVGDDIKVLDDKLRTVEEELEKILLGIPNIPHESVPIGETEDDNVQVRTWGEKPQFGFEAKPHWDIADELDILDFERAGKVTGSRFVFYKDLGAKLERALINFMLDLHTEDHGYLEMLPPYLVNRASLTGTGQLPKFEEDAFLVEQEDYFLIPTAEVPVTNYHRDEILNGENLPLSYAAFSACFRSEAGSAGRDTRGLIRQHQFNKVELVKFVKPEESYEQLEILTGHAEKVLQLLKLPYRVMSMCTGDLGFTAAKKYDIEVWMPSYDTYREISSCSNFESFQARRANIRFRREPKAKPEHVHTLNGSGLALGRTVAAILENYQQEDGSVIIPEVLRPYMRNREVINKG
- a CDS encoding glycoside hydrolase family 18 protein, with translation MQIHIVSQNQTLATIAQAYGTTAADLIEANEIENPNQIVIGQALVIPIVGRFYWVQPGDSLWGIANRFQTTFQELAAINQIPVTQPLTIGTRLYIPPQPKTNREFNAYVEPRGTTVSPVLEESARDAAPYLTYLAPFSFQALRDGSLKEPLLNNFPAIAEANNNVLMMVITNQENDAFSDELGRILLNDMSIQDRFLNNIVTTAQRYGFRDIHFDFEYLRPADREAYNQFLRKAKARFNQFGWLLSTALAPKTRADQPGRWYEAHDYRAHGEIVDFVVIMTYEWGYSGGPAQAVSPIGPVRDVLEYALTEMPASKVMMGQNLYGYDWTLPFVQGTIARAVSPQQAIALAAENNVAIQYDVRAQAPFYRYRDNEGKEHEVWFEDARSIQAKFDLMKELGIRGMSYWKLGLSFPQNWLLITENFNVVKR
- the tadA gene encoding tRNA adenosine(34) deaminase TadA → MVNKNLDEYFMLEAIEEAKKAGEQMEVPIGAVIVSNGEIIARAHNLRETTQNAVSHAELLAIQQACQEEGSWRLEGTTLYVTLEPCAMCSGAILLSRIDRVVYGAHDPKGGCAGTFMNLLEDERFNHQSEVVSGILAEECGRLLTEFFRNVRERKKEEKRLKRESLLNNTEINKG
- the dnaX gene encoding DNA polymerase III subunit gamma/tau, which gives rise to MSYQALYRVWRPQNFIDVVGQEHVTQTLQNALLHDKISHAYLFSGPRGTGKTSAAKILAKAVNCERAPIEEPCNECDACRGITDGSIPDVIEIDAASNNGVEEIRDIRDKVKYAPTSVKYKVYIIDEVHMLSIGAFNALLKTLEEPPRHVIFILATTEPHKIPLTILSRCQRFDFKRITAMSIVKRMELIAKETGVAYEENALKVIARAADGGMRDALSLLDQAISFGRDQVSVDDALTVTGAVSQIFLLNLAEAIKNQDVVSGLDALEELLFQGKDPSRFIEDFILFFRDMLLYKSAPNLEESLERVMLDDEFKSLASDMSHEEIYQLIAELNKTQQEMRWTNHPRVLLEVAIVKLCHLESTSRSNTQHGDIDGLVQKINQLEQELHELKKHGVAVRTEEQAAPVQKRVHRPSKNGFQAPVGKINEILKHATKQDLMDIKRHWAEMIEQLNVQQMKSQAALLKEAEPAAASNQALIVKFKYEIHCQMAMENITFTNTISSILSGFIGHPLNVIGVPEEQWLNIREEFLKSQRNHHEGSEIGDTEEDPIISEARKLFGDDLIEVNE